In Eremothecium gossypii ATCC 10895 chromosome IV, complete sequence, the genomic stretch AGGGGTAAAGCGGCCGTGTAGAGATGACCCCACTAGCGCAAGGAATCAGGTTACAACTACTATACAGAACTCAATACCAGGTACGGAGAATGGCAGGTAGTACCAAAAGGGGGCCGGAACAGGCAAAGCTACTGGAAAGGCGGGCCGTGACCGACACGAGCGAGTTCAAGTGGATTGGGCTAGAGAAGCTCAAGTATGCAGACCCTCTGGGCAGAGAGCGCGACTGGGAAGGCGCTGTGCGCACGACGCGTGCTTCGACCGGAGTGGATGGAGTAGGCATATTGGCCATTGTGCGCGAGCCTGGGCAGCCGGACCGCATTCTGCTTCAAAAGCAGTTCCGCCCCCCTGTGGGAGGCGTCTGCATTGAGATGCCTGCTGGACTGATAGACGAGGGCGAGACGCTGGAGGAGGCCGTGGCACGCGAACTGCGCGAGGAAACTGGATATAGCGGGCGCATTGTGACCACCAGCGCGATATTATTCAACGATCCGGGCTTCACAAACACGAACCTGCGTATGGTCACAGTAGAAATTGACGCTACCGCACCCGAGAATCGCAACCCGCAACCAGAGTTGGAGGACGACGAGTTCATCGAGTGCTTCATGGTGCCGTTGCGCGACTTTCCCGAAGAAATGGGGCGGCTAGACGCTGCGGGCTACAAGCTCGACGCCCGTGTTGATAACGTGGCCCATGGCATTAAGATAGCCCGTATGTATGGATTGTAAGGTTTGTACTCTGAAGAAGGATAGTACCCTCTAGGCGGAGACTGCAGGTAAAGTAGTTGGCTGCGCAACAATAAAAATAACGACAACAGCAGGATTTGAACCAGCGCGGGCAGAGCCCAACAGATTTCAAGTCTGTCGCCTTAACCACTCGGCCATGTTGCCTAGATATGTCGAAGACCGGATTTCTGGTCGTGTTGAGCAACAGCTTTAAGTACACCACGTGACCAGTCAATGCTGCTTAAACGTCACGGTATTTACAAGCGCATACATACCAGGCGTGAGATGAGAATTATATACCTACGTAAGCATCTGTCTTAGTGACTCTACAAACGCCTCCCACCTCTCAATCGGATCGTTATAGAAGCTGCAACCCTCCTGGGTCCCCAGATAGACGTAGTTCTCGTTAACATAGAGCTCAATGCGGTCATCCATCATCGCGTCATCTTCGGGAATCACAGACTTGTTCATAATTTCCGTTAAGGTAAGTTGGTGCATATTTTCGTCCCCTAGCGTGGCTGACTCGGCCGCACTTGCTCGGCGACAGCCCTTGTTGCTTGATCGGCGGCGGTGGAGCGGGGGTTGGGCTGCGGGTGCTGGGGCGTCTCCTACCGCAGAATCCTGGCCTTGATGCAGCAAAAGTTGGGAAATAGGATATAAGACGGTGTGCCACCACTTCTGCCTTCTCAGAATATCAAAACACAAGCAGATATTATCATTGAGCAGCTGGAAGGTTGAGGCCGGGTATACGTCTACCGTGAAGTCATTTACGAGGGTGACTCGTGGATTTTGACACTTGAATGCAAAgcggcgctgcagctcggACGCAGAAGCACTCGTGAAGCCCTCATCAGGGTGTTCTGGCGGCAAACTATCCTTAGGCAGGTACGTCGGAGGGTCACCGAGAAGTTCGAACACCAGCGTGATGCCGGTCGTATAGGACTCGGCCGACTGGTTGATCCACTCCTTCGTTTCGCTCGAGTATTTGTATTCGTAATACCGCTGGTTCGGGTCCTGCGTAGCGGCAAATGTCAGCTTGGCGACCTTCTTTTCGGAATGGTCGAGCAAGTA encodes the following:
- the YSA1 gene encoding ADP-ribose diphosphatase (Syntenic homolog of Saccharomyces cerevisiae YBR111C (YSA1)), whose protein sequence is MTPLAQGIRLQLLYRTQYQVRRMAGSTKRGPEQAKLLERRAVTDTSEFKWIGLEKLKYADPLGRERDWEGAVRTTRASTGVDGVGILAIVREPGQPDRILLQKQFRPPVGGVCIEMPAGLIDEGETLEEAVARELREETGYSGRIVTTSAILFNDPGFTNTNLRMVTVEIDATAPENRNPQPELEDDEFIECFMVPLRDFPEEMGRLDAAGYKLDARVDNVAHGIKIARMYGL
- the MED1 gene encoding Med1p (Syntenic homolog of Saccharomyces cerevisiae YPR070W (MED1)) produces the protein MPDAYVESLGKMIAILVNYKPGSITLENITRLCQTMGLESFVDQVSANISRLSIASKIIVIDIDYEVTDGKVIDVKLVLASNFDKFDYFNGEANILHRSLTTYSDLHEFHHNLKFLTLLDACSSIDIESNVSQFDLFEYYSMLPQYMQSYLDDNGAQLTVQTNLNDRFGIYLLDHSEKKVAKLTFAATQDPNQRYYEYKYSSETKEWINQSAESYTTGITLVFELLGDPPTYLPKDSLPPEHPDEGFTSASASELQRRFAFKCQNPRVTLVNDFTVDVYPASTFQLLNDNICLCFDILRRQKWWHTVLYPISQLLLHQGQDSAVGDAPAPAAQPPLHRRRSSNKGCRRASAAESATLGDENMHQLTLTEIMNKSVIPEDDAMMDDRIELYVNENYVYLGTQEGCSFYNDPIERWEAFVESLRQMLT